Within the Beduinella massiliensis genome, the region CGATGGGGGCGCTGAACGCCGCCCAGCTACGGCGTTTTCTCTTCGAGACGGACCTTTCCCCGGAGTTTGACATGGCCTGGACGCTGGCGGAGCTGCGCGAAGCGGGCCTGCTCACGCAGACCGTCGGAGAATCGGGCATTCAATACCTGCTTTCGCCCCTGGGCGCGGAGGCGCTGCGCGCGGAGCCGCTTTCAAAACAGCTTGAGCAGTCCATCGCGGAAAAGGCGGAGGAATACCGCAGACTCTTTGCGCAGGAACAGAATTATCTCGCCCAGTACAGCGAGCAGGCGAACGGCATCATCCCCGTATTCCTGTCCATCCGGCAGAACGAAAAGGTGCTCTTTAAGATCAGCGTGATCGTACACGACGTGGCGACCGCGGAAAAAATCAAGCGGCACTGGATGGAGAACGCGCACAGGGCTTACGAAGAGACGTGGCGGTGCATCGCGGAGGGCGAGCCCCTGCCGGTCTTTGATTGAGGAGCGGCGCCATGAAGAAGTACGATCCATTCGACGCGCAGACCCCCTATCCCCGGACGGAGCAAATGCCGTACCCGGAGGGAATGATAAAGCGCATCACGCACGACGGACGCGAGGACATGCTGCCCTTTTTGCACGACGTGACGCTCGCCTCCTACGGGGGATGCATTTACGAGGCCTGGTACAACTCCACCTCAGCGGAAATCTGCGGTTCCTCGCTCATCCGCGGGCGCTTTTCCAGGGACGGCGGGGAGACGTGGTCGCCCCCCTTCCGCGTGGTCGGCGAGGCCGGGCAGGCGGAGGAACACTTCGTGCCGGCGGACCTGTTCGTGCACGCGGGCAGGCTGTACGCGCTGATTACGACCATGACCGGC harbors:
- a CDS encoding DUF4364 family protein, coding for MKDRERLVLGAALAMGALNAAQLRRFLFETDLSPEFDMAWTLAELREAGLLTQTVGESGIQYLLSPLGAEALRAEPLSKQLEQSIAEKAEEYRRLFAQEQNYLAQYSEQANGIIPVFLSIRQNEKVLFKISVIVHDVATAEKIKRHWMENAHRAYEETWRCIAEGEPLPVFD